The Corvus cornix cornix isolate S_Up_H32 chromosome 6, ASM73873v5, whole genome shotgun sequence genome includes the window AATGGCCCTATACGGACCCATGGTTACACAGTCAACATAATGTAAACTGCTTCACATCTTTGAGGCACTTGCTAACAATAGTGTTCAatccctgaaaaataaaatcaagagcTAATAAGTGAAAGTAACAAAAATCCCAGGATAACACCTGTGTGTATTTGTTTgaaaagatttcaaaaattGGTTTAGTAGTGCAtgcacagaactgaaaaactgGGGGGAGGGGTGTAGTTTCTGTGCAAGAATTATACCAAGTAActaaaaagtataaaaatatttacatgtttaGGGATTTTTAAGTATGTACAGAACAAAAGCCCTGAAGACTCACTCTATAGAATAAAAATAGAGCAAATTatagcaataataaaaaataatacatatttttatggaaTTGTATTTGCAGTTAGTTACAAGTTATTTAAACCACGAAGTTCTTTAATCTTTCCCAAATCTGATGGCAATAGGGAATACACtcttttaaaacacaagcaCTTTGCATCGTTTTTCAACCTCAGTTACAATACTGACATACAAAACAGAGTAACTTGTGTATCCTAATTCAactaattctctttttttttaactttaatgAATGATACAAATTTTCTTCACTGGTCATCGTTCCATTAATGAATTCCAATCTCGAGTAGCCTCCATCAGATGCCTCTGTCCATGTCCTACCCAATTATCCTGATTGTCAAATATTCTGccacaaaaccagcagctaAACTTAGCTTTCAAGGTATTATCAGAGGTAGTTTTCACAATCTGGTAATTGTTTTTGCTGGTCTTTTTCAGTGTCAATTTTAAGACAAATCTTTCTTTCACAGGGCTAATGGGTTTTATTGTCCTGTAccttttttgagaaaaatcatCAGTAGTTACATCCAAAGGATTGCAGAACTCTGGCTGCAGAAGAGCTTCAACAGTTCTTTTTGACAATAAAACCTTAAGAACATGTCCCTTAAATTTAGCAATGGTTTTCATTACATTTACAACTTCTGGAACATCTGCATCAGGATGATTAAGCACAACAACTGGTTGATTTCTCCGGGGGCATTTTACAAGCTGGTTAGAATTAAAAGGGAGTAATTTCAAATTCCTTACAGTTTTTTTTGATGCCCTTGGTTTGTAAGGGCTACCTGATTCACTAACAATTTCAGCCTGATTCTTTTCCTTACACTTCCTGTGCAACACTACTTTCTTTCTAGGAGGTTCTGGGCAACTAGCCTTCCTTTTACGTTTGAAATTCTTGTTTCTTTGCACACCCACAGTTCCTGAACTTTTAGACCCAGCTTGTTTTAAACTAGGTTTTACTTTTGCAGTTCTGTTTTGGTTGCTCCATGTGGATTTCTGACAACCAAAGTTATTCCTCTTGTTAGCAGTTATTACTTGCATACTCTCAGTAGAACATTTTTGCAactgtgtccctgcaggaggaACACAACATGCTGGATTAGAGCTTGCCAAAGAGGCATTTGCTGGCATTAGCCCACCTGGTAAGTTTAAGGCATCATTAAAACTAAGATTAGTTTGTTTCTGTGCTAGTGCAGGAGTAAGGAACTGCAAGTTATCCACCTGTAGTGAGGGCACCAAGTTGCTTACTGACTGAGTGGTATCAGACAGTGTATCTGAAGTAGGAgtctttattttcagcaaaagctGTTGTTGCATGGCTCCGGTTTTCTTTGGTTGACAATTTTGACGAGCATTATCCTGAAAAAGAACTGGTTTGTGAACTACAGGCTTGTTTGGTGTcatacatttcagaaaaactcCCTGCTGTCCATCAGGCGAAAGTGCATAAACATGTTGTTCCTGTTTAATTTCCTGTTGCTTTACTGACTCCAAAGAACCAAGAACAGCATCCTGGTGCTCTGGTAACACCTTCACAGAAGAAGTTACTTTCACAGATGACTCTGATGAGCTTGTAATTGAAAGAGGTGCTTTGAATAACATACTATTCAACGAGTCATTTACTGTACTGCATACTTCCCCATTACAGGAACTTCTTTTACTTCCAAAACTGTCATTTTCCCCCTTCACTTCTGAAGTTGATATGGTTATTTTCCCAAATTCTCTGGATGCAATTCCCCCTAAAACCTGAGAACTATCATTAGCGCTATTTGTAACTGTTCCAACTCCCCCAGCAAAAGGCAGAACCATTCCAGGTCCTTTATTTGAAACCAAAGATGCAGGTACACCTTTAGTCACATGCCCATCTGATGAACTGGTTGATGGAAGAGATTTTCCTGAAACCACCTGCTGTCTAGACTGGTTGGAAAGgtggaaaggaacaaaaaatcGTGATGGAAGGGACTGAACAAAAAGGGCTTTCTTCTGTTCCTGAAGAACAGGCAAAACTGGTGAAAAGCTGCTAGGGTTTTGAGCTGCAGGCAGTACTTCCTCTTTTACTAACTGCTGTGTAAACTCATCTGTTTGAGTTTTTAGCAACGTACCGACACCCGCAGTTCTTGATAATTTGTCCGCATCCTGTGAATCAAATGATGTTTTGGGTGTCTGTCTTTCTCTCCCACAACATGTACCTTCATTTGTGCTACATCTTGTATTCAACTCTCTCTTATATAAATTGAAGTCTACATTAGAAGGAGGCCTCTGAAAACCATGCGCAGTTGCAGAGCTTTTTAAATGCACACAGGCTGCATTCCTGGTCTCAGGACCAGAAAGCAGCTTATCAGAATGAAGTTTTACACAGTTATTCGTCTTGCTGTAGGACTCTTGCTGAGAAGTTGTTTCTACTTTTAACACATCTTGCAGTAACTGGTTTATCTCAGGCGATAAATAATTAGCTGCCTGTTCACTTTGCAATGAGAACACAGATGTGATTTTAGGCATTAAAAAAGAGTTAACACAATCAGAGgcattttcctggaatttctcAGCTACGTTCTGAAAGCCTTGATCTATGTTAGTGTCCAAATACTGTTGGCCATTAAGCTTGTCCTCTGTAGAACACTTGCTGTCAACATCACATTTAGATTGGCTTTTAAAAGACACAGAGTTATTCTTAGTGTTTATGTGTTCATaagttttattaatatttgatTGGGCTGACacaattttctctgcttttaagcCTTTCATCGATTCTGAATATGAAGATGCAGATTCATTTCtactgttttgaaaagaacCTGTTTTGCTAAATTCTTTGTATTTGTCATCTGTTGATGTCCAAATGCTACATGGATTATCCAAAGAGTCCATTTTGGAATAGTTGTGAAAAGACAACAACCCTTCATTAGATGAATCCACCGAAGTTGAATAATAGAGATTATTAGCTCCATTACTATTATTCAGGCCaccattttgcattttcagttcaGGAAAGAAGGGCATTTTCATAGGGTCATAATGAAGAGTATTTGTAATAGCGGTTGGTAATACCTGAGGATGACTTGAAGGACTAAAGCTGCCCCGTGAGATACTACTCTGAGTTCCAACTTTTGTTACCTCTTCATGTGGAGGTACAGTTGAGTCCAGCTTCACTGGCAAATAATTTGGACTTCTTCCTACAGCTATATTAGAAGGTGCTGCAGTTTCAGAAACACTCCTCCCATACAATATggagttattttgtttttccacttttgtttttcctgaatgaCGAGCAGGACAAGAAAACGGAGGGGAGGTTAATGGATGAACATAATTGTTCTTTAACGCTGACTGATCAGTTACATGTGGTATAGCACCTGAAGAAAAGCCACAGGAATCAGCAGTCTGTAGCAAAGGAGTTGTAGAACCATCTTTAACAGGATCGAGTTTCTGACCCAACAAATACTCATTTTGCTTACTTGTAGGTAGTAATTTTATAACAATATGTTGTTTTCCATCTACCATTTTAAAGCCCATAAATTTAGCACTGTAATTTGCTGGAACagatattttattgtttttaacCATCAATACTGTTGGCCCATGAACAGCATTTTTCAATAATCCCAGGCCGTAACTTGTTCCATCATCTGCCTTATTGTATTGTGCAGTAGTAGCAGAGAGCATTCCACCCATGAAATGACgcttttctgtgtatttaatttGATCATTCTCTTCATTTGCTTCCACATCTCTCATACACTGGTTCAGCTCCTCACCATTTGTCTGAATTTTATTTACACTTCTTAGCActtgtgtattttcttctccGGCACTGTCACTTCCACTGcttattttcttccatctccAGAGTGCTTTTTTTGATGCTCCCATTTTATACCTTCTTAACACAAGCTTCAGTCCTGCTGGAGTCTTTACtattcttttttcatatttatccttttccagtttttcttttgcaattaaGTGGTCTCTGTGTAAACCTATgatgtgttttaaaagataatCTTTCCGTGATGTGCTGTAACTGCAATAAGgacaaccaaaagaaaacatattgGTATGAACAAGAAGATGATTTTGGAGCTCCTCTTCTGTAAAGTTTTCTTGATGGCATTTTCCACATTTATAGAGAATCTCTTTATGTTTGTGAATGTGCTGAACAAATGTACCCACATCATGGGTAGAAAACCCACATTTTTCACACTGGAAGCATCCATTTACACAGTGCTCTGATATGAAGTGTTTTGTCAAAGCCAACAAAGTGTATATCTGTTCATCATTACAGAGCTCACATTTTACTAAAGTGCCACGATGGATGCGTCTGTGCTGTTTAAGTGACTGAAAGTCATTAGCTGAGAAGCTGCACATCTCACAAGGATACAAAGGCAACTCACCATAGTGTAAcagctgaaaatgtttctgtaggTCATTTGGGCTGTATCTAATGTTATCCTTACACTTTGTACAAGTGAAATTCAGTAtctttgctgcagttttcaACCCTTCTTCTAATTGCACTTCTGGTATAATTTGCAAGTGGCTTCCATCTGAACAATTGGGATTGCTTCCACTTATTTTGTCTAGACTTAAGGACTTCCTTGCAGTTTGCTGCTTACACTGAAAGAGTTTTCTAAACCTATCAACTTCATGTTTCATTAATACTTCATTTGGAATGTTCACCTTGGGCAATtcaattttcacattttttagtCCGTAAGTGAGATTGACATCTAAAATTGCTGGTTGAATTGTCATACTTAAAGGATCACTCATCAGttcttttttcaaagtaatGTCTGTAGAAAAATTCTTCATAGCATTGTGTCTTAAGAAACTGATTTGCTCTTTACCACAAAAAAAGTGTTCCTGTTCAGATGACATGATtttaggttttgcttttctttacatGAATTCTTGCGATTTAGTCTTACTTCCGGCAGCAAATGAGACAACTGCACCGAGTTATTCTCAAAGCTCTACAACTTCCCCATTCCAGTctcctgaaattaaaaaacaaaacaaagcaaatactACTTTTAAAACGAATGCAATTAGAACAGCTATTACAATTCATTAACAAATATATGCCAatctttgaaattattaatttttataatagCACTcgagggggaaaaataaaaggaggaggcaaaaaaaaagctattacaCTGTacctttgtttgtttgcttgtttttgttgggggtgtttgctggtttgttgtttgggctttttttcaaaaaaaaaatataaaacttgaaaaataagttttaaagaACAACATCTACTGAAAGATACATGTCATCAAATTTTGGGTTTCTCTCACCCTGTAAGCATAAGAAATCCCAAGACCTAccttttttaaatgaagccaGTGTTTATTACTCATTTGGGAtttcaagcaaataaaaacactcCTTTGTGACATAGGTCACTAACTGAACCTAAGTGAAGTACTAAAAACAAGTAACTATTGtgcttaaaaaggaaagaaagtaaaatcaGAACCTGACAAAAGATCTACTTTACTAATGGAGACATGACCTTTAccaacaccaaaaaaccaatGACACTGACCTACAATGGATTTTTCACATGCCTACCTTTAGTACCACACGAGTCTGAAGTAGTCAACAGACAAAAGTTCTCAGGTTTCTCATTGCATGTTCCTGGATACATGTTAATATTTTCAGGGCATGACTGACAGCAGTACTCCTCTATGGATTAAAAGGCTCAAATAGTTATGGTCAGCATCACTGTCTCGCTACAGTCTTCATGTCAGTGTTTCCATAACAAGCTGCACCAACAATTTATAGCAGCTCAAGTCTACGCTTGAACAACACTCCCGCACAGAATGTCAACACAGAAATCAGCAGAAttgaaagagcagcaaaattaatttgaattctGAATAGCAACACTAGAAAGGAAGAACTGTTTCTTCACTAGTATAACACTTTTTACTACAAACTTTTTCCACAGAAGTCACAAAgtcactttcttctttcctaaCAAAAGTTAGTAAATTGTTAGCTGAAATTTGATCAGTGATTCTCTCTCCCCTACTCTCGTGCTCACCCCGAAGCAACACAGACTTGGAACTCATGAGATCATCTTATTTATTCacattcaaactgaaagaatgATCACATCCTCTCCCGCACTGTGACTAAGCGCAAGGGTTGCTTCTAGATCCCCAAGCCATCATAAGCATTAGCCCTAAGGTCTTTCAAGTATTTTCCCACAGTCCAGGGAGAAGGAAGTATCTAGCATTAGACATTCAAATACCTGACAAAGAAAATGGAGACTGAAAAATTTTCAAGTCCATGTTCTTGTATCATGTAGCAAGAAAAGTAAAACACTTTGTTTAAGCACATGTTTTAGTGCATTCCTTTGGAAAAGATATTAGCACTTCTGCACAAttcttgaaaataataaacacaacATCGACACCATA containing:
- the ZNF518A gene encoding zinc finger protein 518A — encoded protein: MSSEQEHFFCGKEQISFLRHNAMKNFSTDITLKKELMSDPLSMTIQPAILDVNLTYGLKNVKIELPKVNIPNEVLMKHEVDRFRKLFQCKQQTARKSLSLDKISGSNPNCSDGSHLQIIPEVQLEEGLKTAAKILNFTCTKCKDNIRYSPNDLQKHFQLLHYGELPLYPCEMCSFSANDFQSLKQHRRIHRGTLVKCELCNDEQIYTLLALTKHFISEHCVNGCFQCEKCGFSTHDVGTFVQHIHKHKEILYKCGKCHQENFTEEELQNHLLVHTNMFSFGCPYCSYSTSRKDYLLKHIIGLHRDHLIAKEKLEKDKYEKRIVKTPAGLKLVLRRYKMGASKKALWRWKKISSGSDSAGEENTQVLRSVNKIQTNGEELNQCMRDVEANEENDQIKYTEKRHFMGGMLSATTAQYNKADDGTSYGLGLLKNAVHGPTVLMVKNNKISVPANYSAKFMGFKMVDGKQHIVIKLLPTSKQNEYLLGQKLDPVKDGSTTPLLQTADSCGFSSGAIPHVTDQSALKNNYVHPLTSPPFSCPARHSGKTKVEKQNNSILYGRSVSETAAPSNIAVGRSPNYLPVKLDSTVPPHEEVTKVGTQSSISRGSFSPSSHPQVLPTAITNTLHYDPMKMPFFPELKMQNGGLNNSNGANNLYYSTSVDSSNEGLLSFHNYSKMDSLDNPCSIWTSTDDKYKEFSKTGSFQNSRNESASSYSESMKGLKAEKIVSAQSNINKTYEHINTKNNSVSFKSQSKCDVDSKCSTEDKLNGQQYLDTNIDQGFQNVAEKFQENASDCVNSFLMPKITSVFSLQSEQAANYLSPEINQLLQDVLKVETTSQQESYSKTNNCVKLHSDKLLSGPETRNAACVHLKSSATAHGFQRPPSNVDFNLYKRELNTRCSTNEGTCCGRERQTPKTSFDSQDADKLSRTAGVGTLLKTQTDEFTQQLVKEEVLPAAQNPSSFSPVLPVLQEQKKALFVQSLPSRFFVPFHLSNQSRQQVVSGKSLPSTSSSDGHVTKGVPASLVSNKGPGMVLPFAGGVGTVTNSANDSSQVLGGIASREFGKITISTSEVKGENDSFGSKRSSCNGEVCSTVNDSLNSMLFKAPLSITSSSESSVKVTSSVKVLPEHQDAVLGSLESVKQQEIKQEQHVYALSPDGQQGVFLKCMTPNKPVVHKPVLFQDNARQNCQPKKTGAMQQQLLLKIKTPTSDTLSDTTQSVSNLVPSLQVDNLQFLTPALAQKQTNLSFNDALNLPGGLMPANASLASSNPACCVPPAGTQLQKCSTESMQVITANKRNNFGCQKSTWSNQNRTAKVKPSLKQAGSKSSGTVGVQRNKNFKRKRKASCPEPPRKKVVLHRKCKEKNQAEIVSESGSPYKPRASKKTVRNLKLLPFNSNQLVKCPRRNQPVVVLNHPDADVPEVVNVMKTIAKFKGHVLKVLLSKRTVEALLQPEFCNPLDVTTDDFSQKRYRTIKPISPVKERFVLKLTLKKTSKNNYQIVKTTSDNTLKAKFSCWFCGRIFDNQDNWVGHGQRHLMEATRDWNSLMER